The genomic segment taaaaagtaaaaacaactcTAATTTATATTCATGAGAGAGTATAACTCCATCcttcaaacattattttttcacttgaaaaaaagaaaattacttTTTACAAATTTCATAATGAAACATGATCAGTTGTTCACTACATCGAAGGGTAATAAATCTtctttcaacaaaatttaaaacacTTGGAGCGGGGATGGAGGGGGGGTTAGTAATTGctttctatattattattttttttatagaaagtACAAAATGGTCGGTTTGTGGGGTCATAAAGGACCTACCTGAAAAgataataaaagagagaaatgtTGGCTTTCAAGTGTACTTTTTTTGCAAATGGACCCCTCAACAGTAACATTTAGTATAAATGTGGTACTTATACGGATTATGAAGAGATTTCACATGGGCCTAAAAAGCACTATTTCGTAATAGGGGGGTCCTGAAAAGATATATCACAACTTTTGTATACTTTCACTTTCTTCTCATTATCAATTAcagtatttatttattattatataaggaagttttggttttggttttggttttgctTCTTCTCTACAACTTGAAGCATCTAagttattactccctccgtttcacaaagaatggtctagtttgacttaacacaaaatttacaaaaataaagcagacttttgaatctttggtcctaaattaaagttatgtcaaatgtacaaagttgtcttttaatcttgtggccttaaacatgtcacgtggaaagctgaaattaaaatgttaccaaaaaaagaaagaggtcattcttttttaaactgactaaaaaggaaaggaggtcattatttgtgaaacggagggagtaatttttatgtcttttccctTTTCCGCATACTCGTCAATAGTGAAATTGTGacacttctttttgtttttttgaaaacaGTGTATCTACCTCCACGAGATAGTTATAAGGTTTGCGTATGTAATTTCCTCCCTAAATAGCATTCGTGAGATTTCACtgaatatattgttgttgttgttttggaTGGGATGAATGATTGGTGattgtaaatatttatttatttatttgtatagaGTATTTAGATCTAATTACATAAATTAAGTTTGATCAAGTGATATAATAAAGAAACGAGAATGTATgttagtttttttctttctcgtTAATGATTGCCGTGACGAAAACTGATCCTCTATTAACAgtttaaataaatcaaatatagaTCAGTTTAATCaaacattatattaataataatgtacAAGTTATTTGCCAGAATACACACCTAAATAAGGTAACAACGTAAAAGATACTTCACACATTCCAAATTTAATATAAACGATATATATGGCAATTAGGTTTATATATGTTTGAGAGTTGAGACTCACGTAAGGCATTACGTAtgcatcataattttttttttctaaaaaacgTAACATAAAAACTAGCAAACTTATTACtccatatttatttttctaattaagaACTTAATTCAATATCGGAGAATTAGTATTTGAAGTTATATATGAAATTCTGAAATTTGTTATGAGTATTTATGCGATGAATTTTTCAACAAACATATCaactttgaattcaaattattgaattttggaGAACTCTCGTTTCTTACATCTAGTTCTTTACTTGATTACAGACAAATTAGAAGAATATTTTTTGATCATGAAatgcaaaaaaattgaagtgagAATGCTAAGTTTTCatttatagtttttaatttatgttgaagAAATTATACAGAATATTAGTGCATCGATGGaacatatgtatatatttagtTGGTTTCCTATTTCAAGCATCAAAGCcccaattaaatttgaattacaCGCACTGCATGATTTATCGGGGGTTATTTGATTGAAACTTgagatattttattaaaatctaGTCTTATCACTACACCCTAATTCTTAATTCTTAttgatatatgtatatatttatattaattattaatagtaTATAAGTGCTGAGCCCGTGAATTAATGGAAAACATGCTATTcttaaccaaaaataaataaattacaaaacaGAAGAAACAAGTGGAGTAGCCATCACAACGTTGAAGATATTTTAACCAATCATGTAATTATCTTAATTAAGAAGGAatctttctccttttttatttttattttttttattatatatataatatttttattttacttttttatgtaCCTAAAAGTTCTTCAAGACTGTTAGGAGCTAGCTTTCGTACTTTGTTGAGTTACTGTTAGCACATTGTCATCTGTCAAGACAAATCGATCTTTTACTTCTTCTgctttttcctattttaatttatatttctgAATTTGGATTAATactatgtatataattaatacgatgtatatattatatattgataatatcaAAGATTAATCTATTATTGATTGATgcatataatttgaatttttaatctattatatataaaatattagttaTTGTTTTAATTGTCTGATGATTGAATATTGCATATCATAGCATGTACATGTAATTAGTATATTATAAGCGTCTTGATGCATCCATGAAAAATGATGTAGCCTAGTAATCAATAAAGTGGTTGGGGGTTATGAGGTATCACGGGAAATCTGCGGTGGAGACAAAAAATAGTAAGTAGGTGATTCTTTTCATCTTTCCTATTCTTGTTGGGCGATATTATCTGAGTGTTTATTGCTAGTGAAAGGTGGGATATCTCGTAGAATCAGTTGAGGTAAAATTATAAGTGACCtgattatgaattttttatgcaacaacaatttcatcacATTATTATTATGTACTTAAAAACCCTCAATTAAGCATATGTCTAATGGCTATAAGAgtccattaattaattataaaacgAATTTATGCATTAGCTCCACTTACTTGAAATAATGGATAATTTgcaaatataataatgaagagagCTCGTTCTAGCTGCTATTTCAAAGTCCAAATTgttaaaatatgtaaatttccAAGTTTCAACAATGATGGCTTATCTTAGTCAAATGTGGTGGCTTCATAGCCACCTCACGTTTCTTGCTCTTCTCttactatgtatatatatagaacaTTTGCATATGAAGAACTGTGTGGAATGAAAACATTTTGTAGAGAACATTTGCAAGAAAANAAAATGAGATAAATATTGACTATATATGTAAaggaaatggtgccacataaaatggggcAGAGGGAGTAATACTCTTctgtctcaaattatttattgtaaaattttaaaagaaccGTCTTAAATTATCTATATTTTCAGAAGTTCGAAACAAAATAgattgtttttttcattttatccttaGTAGTTAGTAGttaataacaattatttttgaAGACTACAAACACCTTAATagagtactccctccgtcccattttatgtggcaccatttcctttttggtcagtcccaaaaagaatgtcacatttccttatatgataaggatttaaaggtacaattcatcttttacccttgttggtctcacttaatcttaaaataatactccaatacatttatgaggagaNGAAAAACAAAGGTTGACTACTAAATAATGACTGCCAATataattccttttcaattttCAGAAATTTCGTCAATATTGTACGACCCATgaaaatgagataaatattgactatatataaatatgtttaaTTCATAACACTCttctatttcaaattatttatggtaaatttttaaaataattatctcaaattatcTATCATTTCAGAAGTTCAAAACATAATAgattgtttttttcattttatccttaGTAGTTAATagcaattatttttaaagactaaaagcaccttaatagagtaatatttaataaagaaaaaattcatcttaaaacaaaatgaaataatcCAGATTCtccaaattgataaaaaaaaaattatacataaaagaaaaatacgATAAATAATAATCCGTCTGACCAAGGATTAGGTTCATTCCCCATTACGTTTTTTCTGTCATATTCAAGAAAAAGACGGTAACCCACTAAACATAAAGTGATTGAAAATTAATCTGATTTTCATAGCTTAAACAGAGTTTATTACtctagtttatttttttaatagtgcaAAATGGAAGCACGTGTGATAATATCAAAGAAGCCTCCAAACTAGAAGCTGACAAAGAATCCACATAAACcattttttcaactttaatACTGTAATCACTTGTCTAACtatgaaccaaaaaaaaaaaaaattaggttatATATTTccacaatataaaatatttatattattaaattttattttcatatcttATTGCTCTGTATTTCAAGCTAGTTACAAAGATTAATATGTTTGTTATAAATCAGTCTAACCTGATGACATAAAGAAGTATAAAAAGtatttgaaaacatttttaaatttgacgcaaaatattaatttcatttatgaattattaataaccttaaaaatacttatttacttgactaactgaacttaaatatacacaatcttgcaacatgagtgaaatacattCCTCGCAAAATTTAGGGTGTTATCAACACTTTTCTCACCCTTTTATTAAGGTTTCCATGTTGTTACAAGAGCTTGAGATCACTTGCTATGACATGTGACAGATCGCCAGTATCAGAAGTGtatttaagtttagttagtcaagtagataAGTATTTTAAGGCTGTCATTAATTCgaagataaaattaataatttgcatCAAATTTAGAGGCGTTTTCAATACTCACTCAACATCTATATATTAactttttttgctttttctttttacaacTTTGactcaaataatgaaataatgaACTTTTTACAAGCCCTCCCCATTTAACTCAAACTTTTAGCTAGGAAGCTTCCCTCTCAATCAATAGATCAATTTGATCCCAATTCTGTCAGACAAAACCAAATAgcaaaatttagattttttatttattttttacttttttgtttctgataatatactttaatatttttttgtctgTCTGGAGCCGTCATTGTGCGTgaacaaattgttttttttttatagtaagGACATGTCTTAATATGACTGAATTCAATGAATTAATATACAGCAACCATTGCTAGCTATACATTATTTCACCTACTACTATATGgagaatatttgaaaaatctcaCAAACATTACAATTTAGGAATATTCTAATATTTAAGTCTAAAGTCACgccaatttttcttttaaggtGTTCAACAAATTACCCTTCAGCACACGTAACTAAGTTCATATACAATCAATCATATTTCCCTTCAACTTAGGTCATCAAAGAATCTTAAAAATCTACCTATGTAgaatctttttaaaaatgattttcagAAGAGTTTAAGTAATTTAACTTTTAGAGTTTCACATGtttcacaatttaaaatttgGAATTCATAGTGATGTAgattgagatatttttcaagaTGAATTAAAGGTCAAAATGTTGTTTTGTGTTCAAAGAAAATGAACGGACtagaaaatttagaaaaataattagcaacATGTGTATACACGTGACAAACTTGACAAGTTGATTGTACGGTCAGTCAATTCAATTTGTCGacaaaagttacataaaaatttaatttgagatAATATTATTACATAAGTTCAATCAATGTCAACCCAATTTTCACTTCTAAATCCTAGCAAAGATGACGTATCGGATTTAATCGGAATTTCAATGTGGGCTCTGGAggtgaaaaatagaaaaaaaagacCTACCAAAATTAGTACTGAaaattaaaagtgttttttaaCAGAATTAATGTGCTTTCCTATGTTACAAGTACATTTTCTTATCGATCTCCaacttaaaaaaagttaaaaaaaaaaaaaaacacttccAAAAGACGTAAAACAatagtacaaaataatttttgtggTGTGTAATATGCACATGGACTGATGAGGCAAAAGTAGGTTAAAGAAAATTAGTGAATATATAGACTGCAAAATCAGGATAATTTTATtcagctacatgttataggtgTGGTTTGATGGGGAACATGTGGGGCTAATTAGACAATATTAAAACCCAAATTCACTCAATTAATCATGCTAAATGGACCCAATAATTCTACACTAACCGACATGGATCGTAGTGaaatgattgaaattttaccaCGTTTAATCAGAAGTCTTGAGTTCGAaccttgaaaatgaaaaaaaataaattatattgagAGTGTCACACCTAGAAATGATCGAGCCCTACAAGGCACGAATCAAAATTAATCGAGCTTCAATATGAATACCGAACCCTGTGAGTATGTGGGGAAATTCTACACTTCATTTCCATGTGGGCATGGTATGGACCTTTGTTTAATTTTAACATGGGGCTAAGACCAAGAAGCAATCACTTGGAGCATTTCTTTAGATTTAGGATATAGTTTGTTTTAGTATTGTACTTGGTTTCTGGACTTAATAATACATGATTAAGTAAACACTTGGTTAGTGTTCAATTATTTGAGAAGGAAAATGGAATTTAGCTGTATAagttaaatgtaaaaatatttaacaatatCAACATAGTTCAACCGTAATAGCAGATTACATATCTTATTTTCTGTCTCAAGTAGCATGAGGCACATGGAATACTGTATACATCTAGGCAAAATACTCCGATCAAAGTATGTTGTTTATCCACGTACCATTACAAGATTGTTACCACCTATCATACGacttaaatttctttttcaagatACTTAGTGGCTTCATTTATATGTCCTCCATGCAAATCTCTGCACTTGGAACTTCTCTCCTATTTAGAATATTGCATGATTCTAATCTGAATAAATTGTTACAACTAGATATGAACTAAAGAAAACATCAATAATCATCACAAGCAGTCGGTAACAATAACATatctagtgtaatcccacaaatgaGATGTGGGGAGGGTACCTTGTACGTAGCCTTACCCCCTACTAAGTAAAGGTAGAGATACAGTTTCCGATAGACATCACAAGCAGTGGTACAACAATTAAACTGTCAGTACATTCATGAAGCGTAAAGGTCCTTAATTAGACGTACAAAACCACACCTATATACAGATTAAGAAGTACATGCTCAaaaagttcaagcttatgtagTTGAGCAGTTCTTTTTATGCATCACAGCTCAAACTGTTGATGAATCAAGACTCGATATTTATTGAAAGCAGGGGAAAAGACAAGTTACAAAAAGCTCTAACATAAGCTCACATAACTTCTTCCATAGCAGCTGTGGCAGCTTCAGGATGGTAATGAAGTATTTCCGTCCACATCATGTCCCTTATCGTCTCTTCTCCCAAGTCCTCGTCTATGTCAAGATTGATAGGAACCTGCGCTGGGGGATCAGTGTTCGGATCATACAAAGGAGACATGTATGGGTGTTGAAGTGCTTCCATAACACTAATtcttttggaagggtcaaacaCAAGCATCCTCTGCAGGAGATCAATGGCCAATGGATGAGCTTGGGGATAGAGGCGGGAAAATGGTGTTCCAGGAGAGTATGGAAGTGATTTGATGTACTTCCTCGCCTTTGGATTGTCGATAAATTCTAAATCCTCTTCCCTCTGGCTACCAAGGATGTTTATAATCAATTTCAGTTGGTTAAGGCATTCGGTACCTGGAAAGACGGGTTTCCTCCCTAAGAGCTCTGCGAAAATGCAACCAACAGACCATACATCAATGGATGTTCCGTAGTTGTCACAGCAAAGGAGAAGTTCCGGGGCCCTGTACCAGCGTGTAACAACATATTCAGTCATAAACTGGTCCTTGCCACTGCTTGTACGTGCAAGCCCGAAATCACATATTTTCAGATCACAGTTAGCGTTGATAAGCAGGTTCCCGGGCTTCAAGTCACGATGAAGAATATTCGCTGAATGGAGATACTTCAGACCTCGAAGCAACTGCACACAAATCACATCGGCTTCAGCAGTGAAAACAGTTAAATCAGCAAGTCTGTACAGTATGCATGCAAATTAGATATCTCACTCCTGTTTAGTTTTATAATCTTTTTAGCTCCTTTTTTCAGTTCTTAGATGTGGCAGTTTGAGGATTCCTCCTTTATgtgatttttaaagaaaaaggaaagcaTCCTTAGTTAGAAATCGCCATCAGATGACGATGTCCATTACATGGCATGTTTAGGCACCATCAGATAATGGCATCCATTACATGGCATGTTTAGGCGCGGGGACAAAATATGAAGGGTAAAGCCATTTCCCATAAAGATGTGTCACACTTCTGGATAACTAGCAAAATTGTATTCCATAAATAGAAACCAGATTAGACACGGAAAAACCATAACCAACTAAACCGAGGTCCCAAGCTTGTTAATGGTGGATTCTGGAAAGGGGTAAAGACAGCATTCTGGAAAATGGATTAGACAAATTTGCACGAGTTGATGGATCAACCAACAAGGAAATCATGATCAATGTAGGagtatgttgcttggactcttcaaaaatgccaaCAGGTGcatgttggatcctccaaaagtaatgcatttttggaggatccgacacggTTGGAGCAGCATtattgaagagtccaagcaacataacGACGTGTCTTGACTTCTTGAAGGTGTGAAGGAGGTAGCAACTCCTAAAGTGAAGCTGCACAACACTTCAGCACAGTCTTGTCTTGAAGAGAGAAACCGGGAAACACGGATAATATGCCGATTTTTAAGAGGTGGCTTAATTTTGGACCTGGATGAGCATATGAACATCTGAAAAACTAGCACAAGCTGAGAAGAAGGGCCCATCAAGATAACAACTTTACAAATTCTTAAATTGACGGCCAGCCATCttaatttcatatcattttgaaagaaaatggaaatATTAGGATTATCGAAAAAACAGAGATACTATAGGCTGAATTGTTTCAAGTAGTAAGTTCATGCTATCACACAGATTTCACACATATTTTAACCCAAagcaagaaaaggaaaaggtaTGTCTGCATATATGTTCATAGTTCCACGATGTTCTTCACCAGAGACATGTTACTAAGGAACTAATTCCTTCtggtattgaaaaaagatgccgCAAGCAGCAAGATGCATAACACATCAGATAAGATGTAGATTCaaatttccctttatttttttttatcatccaCAAGACCACAGCAAGTGAAATAATCTTCCAGGCATATAcaatgaaaaagaaaactaaattcCCAAAACAAAATGTGCATCAAGATACTTCTATAAGAATATTGGTTTACATAAGAATGGAAAAAGTGATTTCCAAATATACAACTTCTAgacttcatcaaaaaataaaatattcttcttCTAGTGAACCTAACATCAAGATTCAAAGTGCAGATTGTTCCATAATACTTAGCTTGCTATCTGATGGGAAAAGTAGGTATTTTGAGGAAGGAAAGGATGACATGCAAGGGGTAGAAAGGAGTAGAACGTAAGTATCGAAGAGTTTGATGGGCTTGTAGAGAGCAGAAAACATGTCTAGCCTCCTATTGGAGGGACCTTACCAGATAGTAATAATCTGATACACAACCACCAGTTTCATATCAAGGCTTATGTTGATATAAGTTAGTGTCTCAATACAGTCATTTATCAAATTCAACAAAGATATTGAGAAGTTCTCATATGACGAAGACAATTTAGTGCATACTATAGGatatcattttatattattaaaaatattctttagtGACATAACTAGCCATAGCATCCAGGTTCAGCACCAGTTCTCAAAACAATATCATCCAAATGGCAAGGGTTCAATCCAGAATGATTTTTGATTTATCTAACAATAATATGACATAGTCAACCCAACTCATCTGGGCAAATGGCTAGTTCTTGTCACATTACTATTCTTTAATAAGAGATGAGAAGTGCAAGTTTAGCAACTACAACCAACTTTATGTATTGAAGTAGACTCATAACTCACAGCAGCTATATATGTATGTGTGATCAGAAACATGATTCCACTTCCTACTACTTCCTATCAAAGGATGACTTAATATTGCCTATTCCACCAAAGTAGAGACTAAATGAGACCGGAACCTGTATAAAGCATTATCTCTGGCAGTAATTGCAGATATCTGCTTAAATTTCAGTAATAATGCAAAACCTTCcaagaaaaaagttataatgCCTGCTCATGCAATATCAAGATTAAACTTGAGAACCATGTTATATGCATAAATTTAATCAGATTGGTTCATAATCTGCAAAAAAAGGTACTCTCCATGGCTAATTTTTACTGTCGCTGCTATAAGCCTGTATTATGTAGGTAATAATGAATATAAAGCATGGTATCAACTATCAAGTGTTTCAATTTGTCGTTCTGAATATTGAAAGGACTAAGTCAAAAAAGGTATGGTAGAATAATGATTCATAGGTCATACTTCATTTTTGTTCAAGCTTTATCCCCTTCAGCTGGTATTTATTGCTATACATCATTCTATGGTTGAATcatttgaggaagtaagtctaCTTTGTGTTATTTCGATATTTTTCACTTTATCACTTGACAAAGTTTCATAAATATATAGTAAACAGGAAGGAGAATAATAcagaaaatcatttttcacaGCAGCTCCACTGTTGATTGAAAACAGTTGGGAATGCGCATACTTTGTAAATACATAGATGCTATGTAAATCTTGAGCTTCTATTGTGCTTGAAGATGGACATTGAAACAACAAatcatgtaattttttaaatcattttggtAAGGAGCACAAAGATCGTGTAATGTACATAGAGGCCTATTTATGGACCTAGACAACACCCAACTTACTTGAAAACAAGATAGATGCATATTTACAGATGTTGAAAACAACTTAAAAACTAGGATGATGACCACAATCTAACAAAAAATACACCTTACTAGCAACGGATGGAAGTTATCTTTCCCCCTCTTCAGTACACAGCCTTCATAGaatcaaaatttcatttaaGACAAAATGCGCATCACTAATTTACTATGATATTGACATTGGATTTCCAAGCAGAGAAGATAGCGCCACCATAATTTTCATCTACACGGACAACATTCACTGACCAAATGATTTAGAACATAAAAATGCACAATATTCACATAAAAACAGAAAAGATGTTGTCGCTGTCTTCTACTAATCTTAAAGGCCACTTGGTAATTTATGCAACTGATTTGATGGTAGAGCTATTAAGTACAGAGGATCATAAAAGATAAACAAAGGAAAGAAGATCAGGAGGCAGCCAAATAGCATCCATTGAGTAAATTTTGGCTCACATCAGTAACAATTATTAATTCCACGGGATACTTGCTACCTCCTACTAGCACCTGAAAAAATCACCTAGCGTTTTCGTCTCTGCTTAGATTTGAACCtaagacctcatggttctcctCCCACTTCActaaccactaggccacacccttgggtgcacATCAGCAACCATATTACTATACTCCTACTAAAACTACCACCTTCCTTGGATGACTGAAGCATAAAACGTATCACTATTGTCCAAGTCAGAA from the Solanum stenotomum isolate F172 unplaced genomic scaffold, ASM1918654v1 scaffold2049, whole genome shotgun sequence genome contains:
- the LOC125850901 gene encoding mitogen-activated protein kinase homolog NTF3, producing the protein MATPVEPPNGIRSPGKHYYSMWQSLFEIDTKYVPIKPIGRGAYGIVCSSVNRETNEKVAIKKINNAFENRVDALRTLRELKLLRHLRHENVIALKDVMMPIHRRSFKDVYLVYELMDTDLHQIVKSSQTLTNDHCQYFLFQLLRGLKYLHSANILHRDLKPGNLLINANCDLKICDFGLARTSSGKDQFMTEYVVTRWYRAPELLLCCDNYGTSIDVWSVGCIFAELLGRKPVFPGTECLNQLKLIINILGSQREEDLEFIDNPKARKYIKSLPYSPGTPFSRLYPQAHPLAIDLLQRMLVFDPSKRISVMEALQHPYMSPLYDPNTDPPAQVPINLDIDEDLGEETIRDMMWTEILHYHPEAATAAMEEVM